One stretch of Vigna radiata var. radiata cultivar VC1973A unplaced genomic scaffold, Vradiata_ver6 scaffold_273, whole genome shotgun sequence DNA includes these proteins:
- the LOC106754859 gene encoding pto-interacting protein 1 — MSCFSCCEEDELQKSAESGGPYVVKNPAGNDGNYHASETAKQGTQPVKAQPIEVPNIPADELKEGTDNFGQDALIGEGSYGRVYYGVLKSGQAAAIKNLDANKQPDEEFLAQVSMVSRLKHENFVQLLGYCIDGSSRILAYEFASNGSLHDILHGRKGVKGAQPGPVLSWAQRVKIAVGAARGLEYLHEKADPHIIHRDIKSSNVLIFDDDVAKIADFDLSNQAPDMAARLHSTRVLGTFGYHAPEYAMTGQLNAKSDVYSFGVVLLELLTGRKPVDHTLPRGQQSLVTWATPKLSEDKVRQCVDTRLGGEYPPKAVAKMAAVAALCVQYEADFRPNMSIVVKALQPLLATRPGPAGETPN; from the exons ATGAGTTGTTTCAGCTGTTGCGAGGAGGATGAACTCCAGAAGTCTGCTGAAAGTGGAGGACCCTATGTAGTAAAAAATCCAGCAG GGAATGATGGAAATTATCATGCTTCTGAAACTGCAAAGCAGGGTACTCAGCCGGTTAAAGCTCAGCCCATTGAAGTTCCTAATATACCAGCAGATGAACTGAAAGAAGGTACAGATAACTTTGGTCAAGATGCTCTGATTGGGGAGGGATCCTATGGAAGAGTATATTATGGTGTTCTTAAAAGTGGGCAGGCAGCCGCAATCAAGAACTTGGATGCCAATAAACAGCCTGATGAGGAATTTTTAGCCCAG GTTTCAATGGTATCAAGGCTGAAGCACGAAAATTTTGTTCAGTTGCTTGGATATTGCATTGATGGAAGCTCCCGTATTCTTGCTTATGAGTTTGCATCTAATGGATCTCTTCATGATATTTTGCAtg GCAGAAAAGGTGTTAAAGGAGCACAGCCTGGTCCAGTTTTGTCATGGGCACAGAGAGTAAAGATTGCAGTAGGGGCTGCAAGAGGACTTGAATACTTGCACGAGAAGGCTGATCCCCACATTATCCACCGGGACATCAAGTCAAGCAATGTGCTAAtctttgatgatgatgttgctAAAATTGCAGATTTTGATTTATCAAATCAAGCTCCCGACATGGCTGCACGTCTTCATTCTACTCGTGTCCTTGGAACCTTTGGTTATCATGCTCCAGA ATATGCAATGACTGGACAATTGAATGCTAAGAGTGATGTATACAGTTTTGGGGTCGTCCTTTTGGAACTTCTAACTGGAAGGAAACCTGTAGATCATACACTACCACGCGGACAGCAGAGTCTGGTTACTTGG GCTACACCAAAACTCAGTGAGGATAAAGTCAGGCAGTGTGTTGATACAAGACTAGGAGGAGAATACCCACCCAAAGCTGTTGCTAAG ATGGCTGCTGTTGCTGCACTTTGTGTGCAATATGAAGCTGATTTCAGACCAAACATGAGCATTGTAGTCAAAGCTCTTCAACCTTTGCTGGCTACTCGACCTGGACCTGCCGGTGAAACACCAAATTAA